Part of the Flavobacteriales bacterium genome is shown below.
GTATCGTTGAGTTCTTGCTATTTGGAGGACACTGATCTGCCATTTATCGGCTACGAATATTTCCCCACAGAGATTGGGAAATTCGTGGAGTATAAGGTCGATTCTACATGGCAAGATGACCCTGCTGGTGCTTTGGGTTCAGCCGAAGCGCATTACTTTCTGCGTGAAATAAACGAGTCTTATTTTACGGATGAGGAAGGTAGAAACGCCATTCGCGTGGAGCGTTATTCACGACAAACTACTCAAGGAGAATGGGTTATTAAAGATGTTTGGCATCGGGTTCGAACGGCTGATATTGCTGAACAGAATGAAGAAAATGTGGTGTTTGTAAAACACAATTTTCCTATTCGGAACGGCAAAGTATGGGATGGAAATAGCAAGAATCTGCTTCAGACCTTACAGGAAATATATCTTCAGAATTCAATTCCAGAAGTTTGGGAATACACCTACGAAAACGTGCACGAACCGTACACGATAAACGGCTTCACTTTCGATTCTACTGTAACCGTTGTACAGTTTGATAGACCTGCAATTTTTGGCTTAAATGTGTTTGCAAAAGAGGTTTATGCGAAGGATATTGGACTCGTGCATAAGCAATTGAATGTATTTGATGTCCAACAGAACCCAAACAACGGCAATGAACGAGATACGCTCGGGTTCTTTTTCGAAATGGTTGTAACCGATTTCGGACAATGAAATTACTGTCGGTCATAGCTGCTGTTCTGTTTGCTGCAAATGGCTTTGCGCAATCAACAGATCAACGGTTTTGGTTTCAGTTCACCGATAAGGAAAACACGCCTTATTCGTTAGACCAACCCTTAGAATTTCTTTCGCAACGTGCCTTGGATAGGCGAGAAAGGCAACATATTCCACTTTTGGATAATGACCTACCAGTCGATCCTGTTTATATTCAAAGCGTGTTGGGAAAAGGTGCCACGTACCTTACGCATTCCAAATGGTTCAATTCCATTTCGGTAAGTGTGCCGAGCTCAGATGTTCGCGATTCGATCCTTGCTTTGCCGTTCGTAGTTGGTTCGTTGCCATTGGGAAAACGTCCTGATCAATCAGAAAATCAGGGAAAGTTTGCTCCAATTCAAACACAAAAAGCGATGGCGGAGGAATTATTTGATGAGAGCGACTACGGACTGGGATTTAATCAGATAGACATGCTGGGAGGTGTTTCCTTGCACGATCAGGGATTTAGAGGTGAAGGTATGTTGATTGCTATTTTGGACGCTGGATTCCCAAATGTGGATCAGTTTGCTGCGTTCGATAGTTTGCGCAACGATAATAGGATTGTTGGTGGATGGGATTTTGTGGCGCAGACGGATACGATCTTCCGTAATAGTTCTCATGGAATGTCTGTGCTTTCGACCATGGCGGCCAATTTACCGGGCGTGCTGGTAGGAACTGCACCAAAAGCAAGCTATCTGCTGTTGCGGACAGAAGATGCGGCCTCCGAATCGCTGATTGAATTGGATTATTGGGTGGCAGGAGCTGAATTTGCCGATAGCGCTGGAGTAGACGTGATCAATTCTTCGCTTGGTTACACAACTTTCGACAATTCAACATACGATTTCTCCTATGCTGATATGGATGGAAATACCACGCGTGGTTCACGAGGAGCAGACATCGCAGCATCGAAAGGAATTCTAGTGGTAAATAGCGCTGGGAATTCGGGAGGTTCGGCATGGCAATACATTGGCGCACCTGCGGATGGCGATAGCGTATTGGCAATTGGCGCGGTCAATTCGGAAGGGTTTATTGCCAATTTC
Proteins encoded:
- a CDS encoding S8 family serine peptidase — translated: MKLLSVIAAVLFAANGFAQSTDQRFWFQFTDKENTPYSLDQPLEFLSQRALDRRERQHIPLLDNDLPVDPVYIQSVLGKGATYLTHSKWFNSISVSVPSSDVRDSILALPFVVGSLPLGKRPDQSENQGKFAPIQTQKAMAEELFDESDYGLGFNQIDMLGGVSLHDQGFRGEGMLIAILDAGFPNVDQFAAFDSLRNDNRIVGGWDFVAQTDTIFRNSSHGMSVLSTMAANLPGVLVGTAPKASYLLLRTEDAASESLIELDYWVAGAEFADSAGVDVINSSLGYTTFDNSTYDFSYADMDGNTTRGSRGADIAASKGILVVNSAGNSGGSAWQYIGAPADGDSVLAIGAVNSEGFIANFSSIGPSSDGDIKPNVCAQGYQAIVVNALGVVTGENGTSFSGPIMAGMSACLWQANLESATNMEVFHAIEASADRFTHPDKFYGYGIPNFAKANLMLSGITPNNVDKSELFPVFPNPFSDQFQGMFYSSGKQKVLVRLVNSLGQEIRKFEGTASDYSGVTFRFSGLQGLTEGLYTLQIDADSGTYYQKMVKVRD